In the genome of Drosophila kikkawai strain 14028-0561.14 chromosome 2R, DkikHiC1v2, whole genome shotgun sequence, the window AGTTTAATTTGCCGAACGAATATTAACAATTTGGAAACGCACACACAACTAAGCGTAGAATCTCATTGGAACCAGGAACCAACCTTTACCCCTAACCACTAAAGCGAGCAACCCCTTGGCTGGTGGTGTTGGACGACTCCTATCTCATACGCCGCATCTTGCGCTCCATTTTCTTCTGCTTCTTTTCGTCCACTTCGGGACTCTCGTCCTGGGCGTTTCGCTGGGACAGCCAAGGTTGGATGACGGTACCCCAGAGCATCCATCCAGCCCGTACAGGCGCCAGGAGAAGCACCAGCCAGAAGTAGTTGGAGATCAAGGCAAGCAGAAGCGTGCCGGAAGTCAGGATTATCAGATCCTTGACATTTCTGTGGAGAACCAAAGGAAAATTAGCTAAATGGACAAAAGTCTGGGCCTTAGTTTACTTACTCCGCAATGCCGCCTTCCATGTTTAGATCATTACCCGAGTCCACAAGAGCCCCGCTCTCGGAGTATTTCGGCCGGGACATGAAGGCCATGAACTGGTAGGCGCCGACAAGGATTAGCAATGCCAGGATGTGCATGAACTGTGGGGGTTTTAGGTCATGAGTAAACGCACCAGATTAGAGTCCCTGCCCACAGACATACCACCGAGGTTTTGGTGATCTCGAAGACTAGCGAACTGAGCAGAAGAGCAGGTGCAGCGCAGCCAATGGCCATGTTTCTGTAGAAAGTCAGTGTCGTCTTGTTTTCCTCCACGATTTGCTTGGCGCCCTTCGTGCCCTGCTTGCCCTTCTGTGGTGGCTGCGAGTAGAGAAAAGATTCCATGTAATCCTGGCTAGCATCGTCCTAGCTCCGGGTTTACCTACAGCCATGGTGAAATTGCTAGTTGTGTGTCAGGTATTTCAAAACTAATATCGGACCACTTTACGTGGCGAGAAATTTGCGTAAAAAAGGCGAGTGTTGTGAAACGACTGCCTGATAGTGGGACAGTGTTGTAAAATGGCACAACTTAATCTTTTGACACTCACTGCGAAACGTCGCCACAGCTGATGGGCCCCCCCTGCTAAACATTCGACCTTTGGATTTTGGATTGGGATTAAGTTTGAATTTGCGGTCACAACATGAATATGGATCGACTGGTGCAGTTGAACAACCAAGCGGGCGGACGGGACAAGATCGCCAGGCTCATCCAGTATGCCTCCCGTGCGATGTGGGACTCGCTGGAGAC includes:
- the LOC108072982 gene encoding transmembrane protein 208 isoform X1; this translates as MAPPQKGKQGTKGAKQIVEENKTTLTFYRNMAIGCAAPALLLSSLVFEITKTSVFMHILALLILVGAYQFMAFMSRPKYSESGALVDSGNDLNMEGGIAENVKDLIILTSGTLLLALISNYFWLVLLLAPVRAGWMLWGTVIQPWLSQRNAQDESPEVDEKKQKKMERKMRRMR
- the LOC108072982 gene encoding transmembrane protein 208 isoform X2; its protein translation is MAIGCAAPALLLSSLVFEITKTSVFMHILALLILVGAYQFMAFMSRPKYSESGALVDSGNDLNMEGGIAENVKDLIILTSGTLLLALISNYFWLVLLLAPVRAGWMLWGTVIQPWLSQRNAQDESPEVDEKKQKKMERKMRRMR